The following DNA comes from Megalobrama amblycephala isolate DHTTF-2021 linkage group LG20, ASM1881202v1, whole genome shotgun sequence.
AGCTCTGGTGGCCCACCACAGTTTAATCTATCACACCACAGTTTCATAATgaactaaaaatatttttatacttcTCACAATAACATAACAGATCTCGAACATTGTGTTTTGCACCATTGCTTTGGCAAAGCATCTGTCAAATTAACTAAAATCGAAAGCACGATATGGCTAAGTGCCCTTATCAAATCGCAAAAGGCAATGATTTAATGAAATAACCAATAACCaaatttgtcttttgtttttattctgttatctatttaatttttctattttactCTTGTGCAGCACTTTGTTTGACTCTGTCATTATTAAATGTGCTACATAAAtcaataaaactaaactaaactaaactaaacagaTGATTGCAGCATTTGTAATGGAACACATTGGTAAACCTGTTTTTACAGAAACTGCAGTTTTCCATCAAAATAATAGCTCAAGGGTTTAACTCTTGCAAGTGAAAACACTGTTCCTATTGTAGtgtaaagtaaaacaatatttaacaTTATGTAGACAATATAATACACTGCCTGGCCAAAAAAAGGTTGCCTTTTGGAATTTAAACAGGCAAATGCTTAAAGAGTCTATGATCtatggatcattattgcagtgattattatgtttctagcatgttatgtttggcaacaaacctggaatattcccatgatgtgtcttcctacatggctgtttaaaaatgaaaagctacacactccatcaattagggttagaaGACGTTTTGCacaacatataacatgctagaaacataataatcactgccaTAATTATccagtcatagactcttaagtacttgactttttaaataccaacagcgactttttgggggggggggctgAGCAGtgtataataaaataagatttaTTTTACAATGCAGTTGTATTACAATAGTAACATATAACTATCTTAGGGATAatatattgttgttattattattatattgtaattGTTTGGTTTCCTAAAATACCAGTGTGAATGTAATGTAGACTGAGACACTATATAAGTCCAAGATTGATGCGTTTAACTTTAATACAGGCTGGGGGGTGGCATACCCCCATAACCCACTACAGAGGTCCACCCCccaaaatcctgtgggaaacactgtaaTGCATGCCTCTAAAAtgctatttattaaaaataaactctGCCTAATATGTGTGTtgcaacattattattattctctaatCACTTAAAACTCCCACATAACCGAAAGGCTGCATCAGACGATTTAACTGATACAGTCAGAATTGTTCAGTCTGATTTGCAAACCATTGAAAAGAAACAACTCAAAGAACATCTTCAGGTCATAAGAGCGCAGATGTACAGATACTGGTTTGTGTATTATTGATGGTTACCCTATTGAACTGAGACCAGGTGATAGTCATGTTGCAGTAGTCCTCAGGGTTATTGCTGGAGCTGCTGAAGGCTTTCTGAGCGAGGAACACCAGATTGTCTTCTGACAGGCCTCTGTCACTCTGAACCTCTGATTTATATTTCATGTTCAGAGCCTCGCACAACTGCGGCCACAGCACCTTATCAGGCACTACAAACGGCACTCGACCCTAAGGAGACATAATGAAGAACCTAATGAGTACAGTTGAACACTGTAGTATGTGGCATTTTCAGGATATTTCACTTCATTGCATTTTGGTTGTGTAAAAGGATTTAAAGACATTTCCCCGACAAGCAACAGGATTAAAGATTTCCCCGACAAGTCAAAGCAACAGTGTGGATGCTAGGGCTAGGTTGACTGGGTTGGACCTTCATTTTTATAAACCGAGATCTTTGCGgtctatgctgttttcagttgatgtgtgaacaaaacttcactaaacattatttgtagtGCCTTTCATCTaataatcgcaataagctttgtgctttgataattttaatataaatcatttttgtcaattttataacgaaattcaaacaataaagtTCAAAACTTGTTAGATAACctgagaggagcattttgctaaatatgaattatattacatattcattgtacttttacttaacctgttgtcttcattatttaatgtatgtttgaataaagtagaaacataattatagctttaaaaacttgatataaaaactgccttatgtgcaatgttaaatgtttgctgattattaaataaatgtgattaattAGAGTATTAAATAATCTATTTTTGGTTTTCCGataaattaaaactttaatttgaTGTGAAAAAAAGATGTGTGCTCTAACCGGCTCAGAGAAAGCATTATCCCACAATACTGTCGCTGTAGCGTTATTGTCTTGACTCCCATGAACGATGACCACAACAGGCAAGGATAATGTCTTTGcaagagaaaaaacaaaaaaagcacaaatttaTTAATGATACCATGCTGCATAATAAGAAACAACAAATAGGAATGAATATGACAAGATTTCTGTTTTAGTTCAACGTTTCACCTTCACGTGAAACACAAGTTCATTTCCTCCCACACTGAACTGAGACTCGAACAGAACCGTAAACTTCTCTTCAGTCACTGACTCCGCCCCACGGCGATCTGACCGCTTAATACGTTTCAGAGACTGTAAACAAGAGCAAAAATagtcataaaaaaatgaatcattgaaatattattacaaataatagATCGGATTCATCAAATCCCACAACATCCACTGAATCAAATAACAGaatgtcaaaaaataaattagtgaaataagaaaatcaattttttgaaatggaACAGCTTATTTTATATCTCCCCATAATAAGTTTTAGTATATATTAGTATGACATTTAAATGCATAGTTTTATGATCATTTGATATGATATGATGGGGGGGAATGGGGGGTtgcaaaacatataatgcaatacaatacaatgaTAATTGAGAGATGAACGTTCTTCAAAAGCCTGTTGTTTCATATGATTTGAAAACTGatgtatggataatcaagtTAAACACACTCAATGTGTAACGTAAAGCATTTAAGCACAGTTTACCATGGTCCTGAAGTGTGCACTCAGAGTGCCAGTGGTTTGGTGGTACTCCATCACACAGTTGTTGTTCAGAATCTCTCCACTGCTGTCACTTCAGTATAAAGAAAGGACAAACAAGTCATGTCACTTTTTATTGTCATTTAGCCACATGTACACATGCAGGAACAAAACATTGTTTCTCTACAGGCCTCGGTGGTGATGTCCATAAAACTATATAACATGGTAGACATCTGTGATTCAGATGCTCATACTGTACGTGTCTACAGTTGCAGTTGTGTGATGTGTAGGGACGTGCCAGGATGGTGAACTATTTGACTAGTTATCCAACAATCATCTAGTCAAATAGTTTAATATTAGGGTGGTGCAGAGATGCAAAttctcaaaaaaaattaatagatGCAGCTTCTCAGAGAGTACTTTAGCAGACAGTTCTACAATGGtcataataatcaaaaataaaacaaaagtaaatCAAACTGAACTCAAATATACTTGTTTATCTCTGTGTCTTAACCAGAGGCCTATACCACAaagctagttgaacaaactcagggttacaGGATTGGTTTCAAGTAACCCTCTTTCAAAGAAATGGAAGGTGGATTAAGAATGTTGTATaattcaaaagaaattgacaaaaaaacaaaacaatttgtcCAATTTGCTTCTAGCAATTACAGGCATGGATATTCACTCTGATGTTGATATTCAGGTGATATTCAAGATGTCTACAAATCTGTTATAATAACTTACAAATAAAGGgacctagaaaatcgcaacttttcattttctgtcagtcttagtacatgatgtaagagtcaagttttaaataggaaaaatatcgaaactctttggtcatttttgagcgagatgctaacggtctaatcagattcaatgaactatgctaagctatgctaaaagtggtaccgccagacctggagatcggctgaatggattcgaaaatggtaaaactcaactgtttaactctaggagagttggaaaatgagcctattttcaaaaaaagtggagtgttcctttaatctAATGCTTTGTATGCTCATTCAATAACACCTGTCTGATCATTTGACATTTTCTCATTGTTTTCCAAATATGCATCTGTAGTTGTCTTACTATTttccttaaaataaaaatttccttaaaatagcaaattAAGTAGGCTGCTTTTCacttcttcttttatttttatgatatgTCCACTCTTGTATTAGTTTTGTCTTCCATGTTGTGTGATAGACGTGATAGCCTACCCCTGGCCTTTATGGCTGTTAATATGTTAATCTACCAAAGAATTCTATTTTGGATGATAAATAAAGTATTGAATTCAATTTTAACTTTTATGATTATTCTCGGACAGCCTAATGTAATATTTTGTCCAATGTGGCCCCCTACTAGAGCTTAGATCGGGCCCAACAAATCAAGCCCGACCCTACCCGAACCCGAGCACGTTGTGTCCGAGCCCGGCCCGGCCCGACACGTTCACTGTAATTATGAGCCCGAGCCCGATCTAAACCTAACCATTTTTAATATGTGGGCCGTTATAACCAGGGGCGgcgccagatttttttttttttaacgcagGTGCTGCTGTGCTAGATCATTTAGGCTACAGGGGGTAGCTGcgcagttatatatatattatataaatactattaataaatgagcaaaaattgGCCACtcaatattcaatattcaattattttaattatcataattaaagttttaattttattaaactgaacaagcacaacattcagcattcaatcaaatattcttaaagattaattattattaacaatgttACCTCAACatattgttatttcaacataatatgtgtgtgagcAACAAGCAAGATGTGCATTTGTAAATTCGGTGACAGCGTGTGTTACGAGTTTCAAATGGTGTAAGTGTGACCGCGGCGCGctggcgcctccatgtcattattatattgtttgctatattgctttttatgtattaaatccaggcaattggttgatgaaaaatgtattaaaattaagatacaatttatactaaacgaaattcactttaaagaaaatctttcttcaaaacaaaacttaacaaacttgaaaataaatgtgtttatttaatggCTAAAACACGTAGGCTACTACAGACTctctttttgtacaaattgcagcacattaatttaattttgcacATGTAAGTTTGAAAGGCATTTGTTTGTGCATAGTAAAACATATCTGTAATATTTATCAAGTTCATAATTGTGcgtgcatttattaattattatcttATTGAATAATACGACAAGGAAGAAGCATGTAAACTGCgttgtttgtttattcagaAATAATTGAATGGATCGTAAATGGATATGAAATTCCGAATGAagaaacgtaaaaaaaaaaatcaaaaacaaaccgTGAACAATGATGAACACAGAAAATGATGGCCTAAGACTATAGGCCTACtactttaatataattaaacaatgttttagaACATATAATGCAGCAAAACTCAACGCATTTCTCTGTGATGGCTTGCCTCGCCCTCAGGGGAATGCTTGGAAAAGTAACAAAAGAGGACATTGAGGGCTGTGGCTGCTTCATGTCTGTTCATCGTCAAAGTCCCCGTTTTTTTGCTGTCATAGGCAAGCAGCGTGCCGCATTTAATGCACAAGACAAAGCCAACACATATGTTGTCAGTCCCCACGActagtttaaaatgtttccataCCTCCGATTTTCCTCCAAACTTGCTCAAAGTTAattctcctgttttaatttttttctttgcttcttCAAGCTCCATGTTGCACTTAAGCTACTGAATAGTACAGCACGCACAGCAGGTGTGATGCGTCACACGTGCGAGACTGTGAGTGCGAGTGGACGAGACGCTGCGCATGACACGTGACGTGCTTTATCAAGGGCCCGACCCGGCCCGAGGAGGGTGGCGGGAGATATCGGCCCGACCCGACCCGGCCCGGGCTCGGGCAGAGAATCTAAGCTCTACCCCCTACCCCAAATAAGACAAAGCAACAAGTACTAAATCTCTTCCATGTTTAAGTTTTAGTGAAAGCCAGATGAGACCTTTGTGTCAAGTGCTTGTATTTCTTtctatagtaaaaaaaaaaaaaaaaaaaaaaattgtttctgAAAAAGTGTTTAATCTTATTCATTTGGTTCAGTGTATCTGAATGCAGTTTGCGCTCTGTAATCTTACTTGCGGGTGTTCTCGTTCTTGAGTAATGCCTTGGCCTGCTGTTCACTGATGATTGTGGCCTTAACCTGAGGAGGATTCATGTGTACGTTGAGTTTTCCACCGACCAGCAAGCGAACCGTTGCCGAAAATTTTGTCTGAGTCTTCAGCACTTGAGGAGGCTGTTTCTCAATAATAAATGTGCTGCAGAGAGACCAGAAGAAAAGACACTGCTCAAAACCTCGCTTCTCTGAGAGAGACAATAGTGTCCAAAGACGGCAGCGACTGCGTACGCACCTGGTGACGAGTGCTGATATGACATCTGTGACGGTAGCGTTGAGTTCAGTGAGAAGTTCTTCTGTGGGACCAGGTATGGGCAGCTGCTGTGTCAGGTGTTCAACTCGACGAATCTGCTGTCTGTTTTGCCAGATCATATCTGCTAATTTCTCACACCTGCattcacaaaataaaaacataaaatacagtCAATGAGGAACCTGTTCAAAGCAATGTAGAGCATGCACATCTCACAAAGACAACTGAATCTCAGCGAATTTTGTGCTGCTTTGTTATCATTCAGTGGCTGTTCAAACAGGCTGACATAACTGTTAAACTCACTTGATTGATTACCTGTTGGATGACACTCAAAAATGGAAAACTAGAACCAGTAGGGCTCAGattttgctatatttttataatgtggTATGTAAATACTGTATATCGGTGCAGTGCAGTAAAGTTACTGACATAACATAATGATAAAGAAACATGCATTGGATGGATGCACATGGATTTTCGTGGAGTGAGGGGAATTAAAATACATGTTTCAAGGGTTATAATGTTAAacgtttcattttatttacccagtattttacaatacaaaaataaaatgtatacttaTTTACATCTACATTATTtacatatgtttatttacatacattatatacataAACTGTATGTGACAATATACCAATGTCACTTATCTTGCAACTGCTATTCAGATGCATTTTTTCCGGAATCTATAGTGATTTACACTTTGATAACTAACATCTCAATATGTCAATAGGCTGCTTTTGTATATGGTGTGGCCTTAGGGTTTGTGTAAAGTGTAAGTCATATTatttagcttaaaaaaaaaaaagaaaaacaagccTACGGTAAGCCCTCAGACAGCccagtaaatgtgtgtgtgtattgtgcATCAGTACCAAGCTTGCAGTATGTCCAGTCCTCCCTCTGATGGTCCTCCGTTTCCTGCGAGCTGCTGTCGTCTCTTCCACTGGATCAGCTCATCATCCACGATCACGGTTTGCTGTTTCCTCAACAGAGCTAGGGTTCTCTGATGCTTCTCAGCCAATtcctacacacaaacacacattatatTATTCAACTGCTGGAAAATTTGATATAAAATATTGCTTCTGATTTCCACAACAGACATGTGTATCATGTGTACCTGTCTGTATTTCTGTAAGGTGTTGGCCTCTCGTGTGAGCCAGGCCTCTAGCGTGGACTTCCTGCTTTGCAGACCCGATTCTCTTTGAACACGCTCGGCTGGAGGAAGGCTGGCCAAACTACTCAACTGAGCTACTCAGGGagacacagaaaaaaaattatcagtAAAAATACAAGTTAGAGTTCACATATATAGACTATTGGAGTAAAGTGTACACCAATTACATACTGCATGTTAATGTGATTGAAAAAAGAATGCCTTCTGCTGTTTCGTGTAAATGTACTATATAGTACTATATACTATATAAATAATCTGACATTAATTGCAATCTTGAATTGATTATTTAGCAGAAGCTATTACTCCATCACCTGCAACGATGCATCGTAATATGGTAGTTAAGCAGCAACTTACATTGTTGtatgggaaacgcaccccactGAATCAACATATAACTGACTAATTGAACTGCAAGAACCATATTATTGcataatttggtaacactttattttacagtgtccttgttacatgttacatgtagttactatagtaataactatacattttgcataattacaagcaactaaccctaaacctatagTAAATATgtgtagttacttaatattactcagttcttaaagggttagttcaaccataaatgaaaattctgtcattaattactcaccctcatgtagttccaaacccgtaagactttcgttcatctttggaacacaaatgaaaagaCAGCAAcataactaccactttgacgctttaaaaagttcataagtttatatgtgaatataagcctaaattcaatctgttcatcatataaaagcagtgtttctctttctctttcagtgAACTTTTTCTGCCATTCCCCACTTTGGAGGTAGGGAAGGGTTCCGAGCCACACCTGTCTCCAATCGCCCcaacaaaatgttaataaactAGGCTTTaagtttaactgttaaaatgtattaacttattttattaacattacattttaaaacattacatttaaataacggCATTAAAAACTTTCAAATAGAGAAAATAAAAGTGCAATTATATTATCACTTtgcaatttatttaatatatatataaattataaattaaatattatttgaggtttttttttttacgtgaccattattttagaacatttccccttattgtttccatggcgacgctTCATGCaccgcagccacaataacactgtatgacagatgtaaCGCTTTTATTTCGTttctccttttttattcaaaatattcacaaacttgcttaccatgtcatcaactatctgatattccgattctcaaatatgtagaagtgagtgtgttttgtcgtttaaaaacgTTAATAaattatcttgatctataacgcgagatgggcgccgccatgtttgtTTGCGCAGCTGTTCAGCAAgccctgtcagtcggatttataGGACGTGAATTCATCAATTTCTTCCATAATTCATGTAAGTAAGTGGCCGGTGATCTGGGAgaaaaatagagtaaactttaaagttacttatactatgtgtgtctgatatgaataaaacacgtcggcaaattatatttgaattgattgttattgctgcttccatagacatcagtatGTACTTTACAAattctaaatgtattgttttatgaGTACTtgtgtatatttaaatgtctgaaacctaaaacaaatattatgttgttaaaaacactgcatagttgtgacAAATGACAAGTGCTGCTGAGCGCGTACGtctctggctcagcgccagCCAAAGTGCGAAaccagtttgaatctggcagttatatGACGTCACTGAAcgttctaaatcccatatgtgggactgTACTCTcaaggggcacagaaataaaaatcccatatgtgggacagGACTCAAAAGGTTAAAGAGATGGGTacaaaaatgaccaaatttCATCTCGTTTGTCGCGCCCCACCTGTCATGTCTCTATTCCCCACCAGTGGGGCGCGCCCCACACTTTGAGAAACGCTGATATAAAGCAATCGAATCTCTCCAGTAAATTTGGAATAAACCACTCacttcatatggattagttttacgatctctttatgaactttttgaagtgtcaaagtggtagttctGTAGCTGTCTATAGAGGGACAGAAAGATCTCAGaattcaacaaaaaaatcttcatgcgtgttccaaagatgaacgaaagactttcaggtttggaacaacatgagggtgagtgattaatggcagaattttcatttttgcgtgaactaaccctttaaatgtggtactacactgtaacaaggataCCTTGTTATAGTGTAACCCATTATTGTTATGTTTGatttttgtttaatgttttatgttgcttttatcttctgtatttttactgacTGTACAGTCCTTTAGTCTATGTATTTAATTAGTATTTACTCTAAAAAGGTTTTGCTtgccaaccaatcagaatcaaacaTTCAGCTGTGTTGTGGTATATACAGAAAAACTcactatatttattatatagatGATATGTGCGGGATGAGATGACGTATATGTTCATACCCTGTATCCTCAAGCTCTCCTGGTACTGAATGATGAAGTATTCTTGACTGTGCTGCAGCTTCCGGAGGTCGTTCTCTGTGTCCTGCGTCATGACACGCAGCTCCTCAAATGTCTGGTTGATCTGCTGGTATCTTTGAGGGGTCCCATCCACCGGACCCGACCCCGGACTGCTGGCCTGATCACcacaaacatacaaaatatCATTCACTTGTCACAATCCAATCATTAGATCAACAACCAAAGAAACTGCATATGACTTACATTGGATGCTTCCTGTACCAGTCTTTGCTCAGTGTACAGAATGTGTTTGACACACCGCACGAGCTCCAAAGGGCAAGGGTCATACGAGCTCTACAAAACATAAGATCATCAAACTCAGATTATCGTGGGTATGAACTCAATTCATCAGAGgaacaaatcttttgaaataaaacatgcacTAGACCTCGATTCATGTCAAATGTTATCACTTTAGTCTGTGCGTAATgattaatacaattaaaatcaatagttgcatgtgttaatattatttaatggatctGAATAGTGCTGGTTGCCATGACCAAAAAAACTATCACATATTTTTTACGATTCTGGTGGTTTTAAGGTATTTCACGGTATGtaatttttttggtaacactttattttagggtcttttaattagttgcttattagcatgcatattactagaatattggctgtttattagcacttattaagcacatattaatgcatgaccttattcaccattcttaatcctacccaatacctgaaCTTAACCACAAGCttactaattattaataagcagaaaaattaagagtttattgaaggaaaagtcatagttaatgttccctatactaaagtgttaccaatttttTTCCTTTGCTTGACATAACTCTGCCAAGCATGAGGCATAAATGCCATCATTCTTTtatcataattattatatatatatatatatatatatatatatatatatatatatatatatatatatatatatatatatatatatatatatatatacccaccttttggaaaacaaaacaaaccattttCTTAGTACATTATGTGAATTATTTTGACAAAATACATAATGCAATAAATTTGCACCAGGGTAACAGGTGCATAAGTGCTacaatggtaacactttacaataaggctcattagttaaacattagttaatgtagtAACTAACATAAATTAACcatgaacaatacatttgttactgtatttactaatattCGTTAACATTAGTAATGAAAATACATTTGTTCATTGTTGGTTCATGTtatttcacagtgcattaactaatgttaacaagattttaataatgtactagtaaatgttgaaattaacattaacaaagattaataaatgctgtataagtgcagttcattattagttcatgtttactaatgtagttaactaatgttaattaatgaatcttattgtaaagtgttacaactACAATTAGCCTCAAGCTA
Coding sequences within:
- the stat5b gene encoding LOW QUALITY PROTEIN: signal transducer and activator of transcription 5B (The sequence of the model RefSeq protein was modified relative to this genomic sequence to represent the inferred CDS: inserted 1 base in 1 codon) is translated as MALWIQAQQLQGDALHQMQXSYGQHFPIEVRHYLAQWLEAQPWDAIDLENQQDEFKAKRLLEGLIQELQRKAEHQMGEDGFLLKIKLGHYATQLKSSYDPCPLELVRCVKHILYTEQRLVQEASNASSPGSGPVDGTPQRYQQINQTFEELRVMTQDTENDLRKLQHSQEYFIIQYQESLRIQAQLSSLASLPPAERVQRESGLQSRKSTLEAWLTREANTLQKYRQELAEKHQRTLALLRKQQTVIVDDELIQWKRRQQLAGNGGPSEGGLDILQAWCEKLADMIWQNRQQIRRVEHLTQQLPIPGPTEELLTELNATVTDVISALVTSTFIIEKQPPQVLKTQTKFSATVRLLVGGKLNVHMNPPQVKATIISEQQAKALLKNENTRNDSSGEILNNNCVMEYHQTTGTLSAHFRTMSLKRIKRSDRRGAESVTEEKFTVLFESQFSVGGNELVFHVKTLSLPVVVIVHGSQDNNATATVLWDNAFSEPGRVPFVVPDKVLWPQLCEALNMKYKSEVQSDRGLSEDNLVFLAQKAFSSSSNNPEDYCNMTITWSQFNRESLPGRNFTFWQWFDGVIELMKKHLKSHWNDGAILGFLNKQQAQDMLMSKPNGTFLLRFSDSEIGGITIAWVAENPNKAGERMVWNLMPFTTKDFSIRSLADRISDLNHLLFLYPNQPKEEVFSRYCTPPNSKAVGDGYVKPEIKQVVKVEFSSPNPEPSSGNSFMEHAASPTVNQHHNFTIYPSMNESMLDTEGEFDLDETMDMARQVEEFLRQPMETQWSGQQS